One genomic window of Glycine max cultivar Williams 82 chromosome 16, Glycine_max_v4.0, whole genome shotgun sequence includes the following:
- the LOC121173726 gene encoding anoctamin-like protein At1g73020 isoform X3, with translation MILMFACAFPPAFAFAAVNNLMEIRTDALKLLVILRRHVPRAAATVGVWLNIFQFLILMSICTNCAILAWLYDEEGKWKIEPGLATILIMEHVLLLTKFGFSRFFPEVIVLLPKMFGPQEQNLRSQGGSGNMIFKSGPLFISSKE, from the exons ATGATTTTGATGTTTGCTTGCGCATTCCCACCTGCATTTGCTTTTGCTGCTGTG AACAACCTTATGGAGATCAGGACAGATGCATTGAAGCTGCTAGTAATTTTGAGGCGGCATGTTCCTCGTGCCGCTGCAACAGTAGGAGTCTGGCTTAACATATTTCag ttTCTTATACTGATGTCTATATGCACCAACTGTGCTATTTTAGCATGGCTATATGATGAGGAGGGAAAATGGAAAATAGAGCCTGGACTTGCAACAATTTTAATCATGGAGCATGTCCTCTTGTTGACTAAGTTTGGTTTCTCTCGCTTCTTTCCTGAGGTGATTGTTTTGCTTCCCAAAA tgtttGGGCCACAAGAGCAAAATCTACGTTCTCAAGGTGGAAGCGGCAATATG ATTTTCAAGAGTGGACCACTTTTCATATCTTCCAAAG AATAA
- the LOC121173726 gene encoding anoctamin-like protein At1g73020 isoform X2, with product MILMFACAFPPAFAFAAVNNLMEIRTDALKLLVILRRHVPRAAATVGVWLNIFQFLILMSICTNCAILAWLYDEEGKWKIEPGLATILIMEHVLLLTKFGFSRFFPEVIVLLPKSKLFGPQEQNLRSQGGSGNMIFKSGPLFISSKGCCNFSKAMLQQISNFVQHSNKFMYI from the exons ATGATTTTGATGTTTGCTTGCGCATTCCCACCTGCATTTGCTTTTGCTGCTGTG AACAACCTTATGGAGATCAGGACAGATGCATTGAAGCTGCTAGTAATTTTGAGGCGGCATGTTCCTCGTGCCGCTGCAACAGTAGGAGTCTGGCTTAACATATTTCag ttTCTTATACTGATGTCTATATGCACCAACTGTGCTATTTTAGCATGGCTATATGATGAGGAGGGAAAATGGAAAATAGAGCCTGGACTTGCAACAATTTTAATCATGGAGCATGTCCTCTTGTTGACTAAGTTTGGTTTCTCTCGCTTCTTTCCTGAGGTGATTGTTTTGCTTCCCAAAAGTAAGT tgtttGGGCCACAAGAGCAAAATCTACGTTCTCAAGGTGGAAGCGGCAATATG ATTTTCAAGAGTGGACCACTTTTCATATCTTCCAAAG GTTGTTGTAACTTTTCAAAGGCCATGTTGCAGCAGATCTCTAACTTTGTGCAGCATAGTAACAAGttcatgtatatttaa
- the LOC121173726 gene encoding anoctamin-like protein At1g73020 isoform X1: MILMFACAFPPAFAFAAVNNLMEIRTDALKLLVILRRHVPRAAATVGVWLNIFQFLILMSICTNCAILAWLYDEEGKWKIEPGLATILIMEHVLLLTKFGFSRFFPEVIVLLPKSKLFGPQEQNLRSQGGSGNMVIVVLCRHGILFEHIIIVLTQIFKSGPLFISSKGCCNFSKAMLQQISNFVQHSNKFMYI; this comes from the exons ATGATTTTGATGTTTGCTTGCGCATTCCCACCTGCATTTGCTTTTGCTGCTGTG AACAACCTTATGGAGATCAGGACAGATGCATTGAAGCTGCTAGTAATTTTGAGGCGGCATGTTCCTCGTGCCGCTGCAACAGTAGGAGTCTGGCTTAACATATTTCag ttTCTTATACTGATGTCTATATGCACCAACTGTGCTATTTTAGCATGGCTATATGATGAGGAGGGAAAATGGAAAATAGAGCCTGGACTTGCAACAATTTTAATCATGGAGCATGTCCTCTTGTTGACTAAGTTTGGTTTCTCTCGCTTCTTTCCTGAGGTGATTGTTTTGCTTCCCAAAAGTAAGT tgtttGGGCCACAAGAGCAAAATCTACGTTCTCAAGGTGGAAGCGGCAATATGGTAATTGTTGTCCTTTGCAGACATGGAATTTTGTTTGAGCATATCATAATTGTCCTTACCCAG ATTTTCAAGAGTGGACCACTTTTCATATCTTCCAAAG GTTGTTGTAACTTTTCAAAGGCCATGTTGCAGCAGATCTCTAACTTTGTGCAGCATAGTAACAAGttcatgtatatttaa